From Klebsiella electrica, the proteins below share one genomic window:
- the mlaF gene encoding phospholipid ABC transporter ATP-binding protein MlaF — translation MSQTLANLVEVRGIRFSRGDRVIFDDISLSVPRGKITAIMGPSGIGKTTLLRLIGGQIPPDKGEILFDGENVPQMSRSRLYTVRKRMSMLFQSGALFTDMDVFNNVAYPLREHTRLPEALLHTTVMMKLEAVGLRGAAKLMPSELSGGMARRAALARAIALEPDLIMFDEPFVGQDPITMGVLVKLISELNSTLGVTCIVVSHDVPEVLSIADYAYIVADKKIVAHGSAQSLRENGDPRVRQFIDGIADGPVPFRYPAGDYQHDLLGKGASN, via the coding sequence ATGAGCCAAACTCTGGCGAATTTGGTCGAAGTACGCGGTATCCGCTTCTCTCGCGGCGATCGTGTCATCTTCGACGATATCTCGCTGTCAGTGCCGCGCGGTAAGATCACGGCGATTATGGGACCATCGGGGATCGGTAAAACGACGCTGCTGCGCCTGATCGGTGGGCAGATCCCGCCGGATAAAGGTGAGATCCTGTTCGATGGTGAAAACGTGCCGCAGATGTCACGCTCGCGCCTGTATACCGTGCGTAAGCGTATGAGCATGCTGTTTCAGTCCGGAGCGCTGTTCACTGATATGGACGTGTTCAATAACGTAGCCTACCCGCTACGCGAACATACGCGTTTGCCGGAGGCGCTACTGCATACGACGGTGATGATGAAGCTGGAGGCGGTCGGCCTGCGCGGGGCAGCGAAATTAATGCCTTCTGAACTCTCAGGCGGTATGGCGCGCCGTGCCGCCCTGGCCAGGGCCATCGCGCTGGAGCCGGACCTGATTATGTTCGACGAACCGTTTGTCGGGCAGGATCCCATCACCATGGGGGTGCTGGTTAAGCTGATTTCAGAGCTCAACAGCACGCTGGGCGTGACCTGTATCGTGGTGTCACATGACGTGCCGGAAGTGCTGAGCATTGCTGATTACGCGTATATCGTGGCGGACAAAAAAATCGTGGCTCACGGCAGCGCGCAGTCGCTGCGTGAAAACGGCGATCCTCGGGTTCGCCAGTTCATTGATGGTATTGCCGATGGTCCGGTACCGTTCCGCTATCCGGCCGGTGACTATCAGCATGATTTATTAGGCAAGGGAGCGAGCAACTGA
- the mtgA gene encoding monofunctional biosynthetic peptidoglycan transglycosylase, which translates to MSVRSAPLRMIKRLLLRILLIAAAFWGGGIALFSILPVPFSAVMLERQVGAWLSGNFQYVAHSDWVGMDEISPWMGLAAIAAEDQKFPEHWGFDVSAIEKALAHNERQENRVRGASTLSQQTAKNLFLWDGRSWLRKGLEAGLTVGIETVWSKKRILTVYLNIAEFGEGTFGVEAASQRYFHKPASQLTASEAALLAAVLPNPIRFRADAPSGYVRSRQAWILRQMRQLGGEEFMQVNRLK; encoded by the coding sequence ATGAGCGTGCGTTCGGCCCCGTTGCGAATGATTAAACGTCTTTTATTGCGCATTCTGCTGATTGCGGCGGCTTTTTGGGGAGGCGGCATCGCGCTCTTTAGCATTCTGCCGGTGCCGTTTTCAGCCGTGATGCTCGAGCGGCAAGTTGGCGCATGGCTGAGCGGTAATTTTCAGTATGTCGCCCATTCCGACTGGGTCGGGATGGACGAGATCTCGCCGTGGATGGGGCTGGCGGCCATCGCCGCGGAGGATCAAAAATTCCCCGAGCACTGGGGTTTTGATGTCTCAGCGATAGAAAAAGCGCTGGCGCACAATGAACGTCAGGAAAACCGCGTGCGCGGCGCCTCCACGCTCTCGCAGCAAACGGCGAAAAACCTGTTCTTGTGGGATGGCCGCAGCTGGTTGCGCAAAGGGCTGGAGGCCGGGTTAACGGTAGGCATCGAGACGGTGTGGAGTAAAAAACGGATTCTGACCGTCTACCTGAATATCGCTGAGTTTGGTGAAGGGACGTTCGGCGTCGAAGCGGCATCACAGCGCTACTTTCATAAGCCAGCGAGTCAGTTAACCGCTTCTGAAGCGGCGCTCCTGGCGGCGGTATTACCCAATCCGATCCGCTTTCGCGCCGATGCGCCGTCCGGCTATGTTCGCAGTCGGCAGGCGTGGATCCTGCGTCAGATGCGTCAGCTAGGCGGAGAAGAATTTATGCAGGTGAACAGGCTGAAGTGA
- the rpoN gene encoding RNA polymerase factor sigma-54 — protein sequence MKQGLQLRLSQQLAMTPQLQQAIRLLQLSTLELQQELQQALESNPLLEQTDLHDEVETKEVEDRESLDTVDALEQKDMPEELPLDASWDEIYTAGTPSGNGVDYQDDELPVYQGETTQSLQDYLMWQVELTPFTDTDRAIATSIVDAVDDTGYLTIRLEDIVESIDDDEIGLEEVEAVLKRIQRFDPVGVAAKDLRDCLLVQLSQYAKETPWLEEARLIISDHLDLLANHDFRSLMRVTRLKEEVLKEAVNLIQSLDPRPGQSIQTGEPEYVIPDVLVRKVGGRWVVELNSDSIPRLKINQHYAAMGNSARNDADSQFIRSNLQEARWLIKSLESRNDTLLRVSRCIVEQQQSFFEQGEEFMKPMVLADIAQAVEMHESTISRVTTQKYLHSPRGIFELKYFFSSHVNTEGGGEASSTAIRALVKKLIAAENPAKPLSDSKLTTLLSEQGIMVARRTVAKYRESLSIPPSNQRKQLV from the coding sequence ATGAAGCAAGGTTTGCAATTAAGGCTAAGCCAACAGCTTGCCATGACGCCACAACTGCAACAGGCTATTCGCTTGCTGCAGCTGTCCACGTTAGAACTCCAGCAAGAACTCCAGCAGGCGCTGGAGAGTAATCCGCTGCTTGAGCAAACCGATCTTCACGATGAGGTAGAAACCAAAGAGGTTGAGGACCGCGAATCGCTGGACACCGTCGACGCTCTTGAACAAAAAGATATGCCGGAAGAGCTGCCGCTCGACGCCAGCTGGGATGAAATCTACACCGCCGGCACGCCGTCCGGGAACGGCGTTGATTACCAGGACGACGAGCTGCCTGTTTATCAAGGCGAAACGACCCAAAGCCTGCAGGATTACCTGATGTGGCAGGTTGAACTGACGCCGTTTACCGACACCGATCGCGCGATTGCCACATCGATTGTCGATGCCGTCGATGACACCGGCTACCTCACCATTCGGCTGGAAGATATTGTCGAGAGTATCGACGATGACGAAATTGGTCTCGAAGAAGTTGAAGCGGTACTTAAGCGCATCCAGCGCTTTGACCCGGTCGGCGTCGCGGCAAAAGATCTGCGCGACTGTCTGCTGGTTCAGCTTTCACAATATGCCAAAGAGACGCCGTGGCTGGAAGAAGCCCGGCTTATCATCAGCGATCATCTCGATCTGCTCGCCAACCACGATTTCCGCTCCCTGATGCGCGTCACCCGACTGAAAGAAGAGGTGCTGAAAGAGGCGGTTAATCTGATCCAGTCGCTCGATCCGCGCCCCGGTCAGTCGATCCAGACCGGCGAGCCGGAATACGTCATTCCCGACGTACTGGTACGTAAGGTCGGCGGCCGCTGGGTCGTGGAGCTTAACTCCGACAGCATCCCACGCCTGAAGATCAACCAGCATTATGCGGCCATGGGCAACAGCGCGCGCAATGATGCAGACAGCCAGTTTATCCGCAGCAACCTGCAGGAGGCTCGCTGGCTAATCAAGAGTCTGGAAAGCCGCAATGATACGCTGCTGCGCGTTAGCCGCTGCATCGTTGAACAGCAGCAGTCCTTCTTCGAACAAGGAGAGGAGTTCATGAAACCGATGGTACTGGCCGATATCGCCCAGGCCGTCGAAATGCATGAATCCACTATTTCACGCGTGACCACCCAAAAATATCTGCACAGTCCGCGCGGTATTTTTGAGCTGAAATATTTCTTTTCCAGCCACGTCAATACAGAGGGCGGCGGCGAGGCATCGTCGACGGCCATTCGGGCGCTGGTGAAGAAGTTAATCGCCGCGGAGAATCCCGCGAAGCCGTTGAGTGACAGTAAGCTGACCACCCTCCTGTCTGAACAGGGTATTATGGTGGCACGTCGTACCGTCGCTAAGTACCGAGAGTCTTTATCCATTCCGCCATCTAACCAGCGTAAACAACTGGTTTGA
- the elbB gene encoding isoprenoid biosynthesis glyoxalase ElbB, with product MKKIGVVLSGCGVYDGTEIHEAVITLLAIARSGAQAVCFAPDKAQTDVINHLTGEPMAESRNVLVEAARIARGDIQPLAAARAEDLDALIVPGGFGAAKNLSNFASQGAECVVDSDLKALTLAMHEAGKPLGFMCIAPALLPKIFPIPLRITIGTDLDTAEVVEEMGAEHVPCPVDDIVVDEEHKVVTTPAWMLAQNIAEAASGIEKLVARVLVLTA from the coding sequence ATGAAAAAGATTGGCGTGGTATTGAGCGGCTGTGGCGTCTATGACGGAACGGAGATCCATGAAGCGGTCATCACCCTGTTAGCGATCGCCCGTAGCGGCGCACAGGCCGTCTGTTTCGCGCCGGATAAAGCGCAAACGGACGTGATCAATCACCTGACCGGTGAGCCGATGGCTGAAAGCCGCAACGTTCTGGTTGAGGCCGCGCGTATTGCCCGTGGCGATATCCAGCCTCTGGCCGCGGCCCGGGCTGAAGACCTGGATGCGTTGATTGTCCCCGGTGGATTTGGTGCGGCGAAGAACCTCAGCAATTTTGCCTCGCAAGGGGCTGAATGCGTGGTCGATAGCGACCTGAAAGCGTTGACGCTGGCGATGCACGAGGCGGGCAAACCCCTGGGCTTTATGTGTATCGCCCCGGCGCTGCTGCCAAAAATTTTCCCGATCCCGCTGCGGATAACCATCGGCACCGATCTTGATACCGCTGAGGTGGTGGAGGAGATGGGCGCAGAACACGTTCCTTGCCCGGTCGATGATATCGTCGTCGATGAAGAGCATAAGGTGGTGACGACCCCGGCCTGGATGCTGGCGCAGAACATTGCGGAAGCGGCAAGCGGGATTGAGAAGCTGGTGGCCCGTGTACTGGTTCTGACTGCATGA
- a CDS encoding calcium/sodium antiporter, translated as MLLATALLIIGLLLVVYSADRLVYAASILCRMIGIPPLIIGMTVVSIGTSLPEIIVSAAASLHGQTDLAIGTALGSNITNILLILGLAALLRPFTVHSDILRRELPLMLLVSLLASFVLYDGQLSRMDGLFLLALALLWLLFTIKIARLSERQGSDSLTREQMAELPREGSLPVALLWLGVAMIVMPMATRMVVDNATVLANYFAISELTVGLTVVAIGTSLPELATTIAGARKGEDDIAIGNIIGANILNIALVLGLPALIAPGAFAPEAFTRDYAVMLFVSVIFALLCWRRKWQPGRLVGALLVGGFVVWLAMLYWAAPLFVE; from the coding sequence ATGCTTTTAGCGACGGCTCTGTTAATAATTGGTTTACTGCTGGTAGTCTACAGCGCCGATCGTCTGGTTTACGCCGCTTCAATACTTTGCCGCATGATAGGGATCCCGCCGCTTATCATCGGCATGACGGTGGTCAGTATCGGTACCAGCCTGCCGGAGATCATCGTTTCCGCCGCCGCATCTCTGCACGGACAGACCGATCTGGCGATCGGCACGGCGCTCGGATCCAATATTACCAATATATTATTAATACTCGGCCTCGCTGCCTTGTTGCGTCCATTTACCGTGCATTCTGATATCCTGCGCCGCGAGTTACCGTTAATGTTGCTGGTCAGTTTGCTGGCAAGCTTTGTGCTGTACGATGGGCAACTGTCGCGTATGGACGGCCTTTTCTTACTGGCGCTCGCCCTGCTGTGGCTGCTGTTTACGATTAAAATCGCCCGGCTGTCGGAGCGTCAGGGCAGCGATAGCCTGACCCGGGAACAGATGGCGGAGCTTCCGCGGGAAGGCTCGCTTCCCGTGGCCCTGCTCTGGCTGGGCGTAGCCATGATTGTGATGCCTATGGCAACCCGCATGGTCGTGGATAATGCTACCGTGCTGGCAAACTACTTCGCTATCAGCGAACTCACCGTCGGCTTAACGGTGGTGGCGATCGGCACCAGCCTGCCGGAACTGGCGACGACGATAGCCGGGGCGCGAAAAGGGGAAGACGATATCGCTATCGGGAATATTATTGGCGCGAATATCCTGAATATCGCCCTCGTTCTCGGATTACCGGCACTGATCGCCCCGGGAGCGTTCGCGCCGGAGGCCTTTACGCGCGACTACGCCGTGATGCTGTTCGTCAGCGTGATATTCGCCCTGCTATGCTGGCGTCGCAAATGGCAACCCGGTCGCCTGGTCGGCGCGCTGCTGGTCGGCGGTTTTGTGGTTTGGTTGGCGATGCTGTACTGGGCAGCACCGCTCTTCGTTGAATGA
- the lptA gene encoding lipopolysaccharide ABC transporter substrate-binding protein LptA, which yields MKFRTNKLSLKIALASALLAASLPALAKTGDTDQPIHIESDQQSLDMQGNVVTFTGNVVVTQGTIKINADKVVVTRPGGEKGKEVIDGYGNPATFYQMQDNGKPVKGHASKMRYELQNDFVVLTGNAYLEQLDSNIQGDKITYLVKEQKMQAFSNKGGRVTTILVPSQLQDKSTNQQKKGN from the coding sequence ATGAAATTCAGAACAAACAAACTCAGCCTTAAAATTGCGCTCGCCAGCGCATTACTGGCCGCCAGCCTGCCGGCACTGGCAAAAACCGGTGACACCGATCAGCCGATTCACATTGAATCCGATCAGCAGTCGCTGGATATGCAGGGCAATGTTGTCACGTTTACCGGCAATGTGGTCGTCACCCAGGGCACCATCAAAATTAACGCCGATAAGGTGGTGGTAACCCGTCCAGGCGGAGAAAAAGGCAAAGAGGTTATCGACGGTTATGGCAATCCGGCGACCTTCTACCAGATGCAGGATAACGGTAAGCCGGTCAAAGGCCACGCGTCAAAAATGCGTTATGAATTACAGAACGATTTTGTGGTTCTGACCGGTAACGCGTACCTTGAGCAGCTCGACAGCAACATCCAGGGCGACAAAATCACCTACCTGGTCAAAGAGCAGAAAATGCAGGCGTTCAGCAATAAGGGCGGACGCGTGACGACGATTCTGGTCCCTTCGCAGCTGCAAGACAAAAGCACCAACCAGCAAAAGAAGGGTAACTAA
- the kdsD gene encoding arabinose-5-phosphate isomerase KdsD has translation MNRDKIMSQIDLPTDFDFQRVGREVLEIEREGLAQLDRYINEDFTHACEKIFRCAGKVVVMGMGKSGHIGRKMAATFASTGTPSFFVHPGEAAHGDLGMVTPKDVVIALSNSGESNEILALIPVLKRQQVSLICMTSRPESSMGRAADIHLCVKVEKEACPLGLAPTSSTTAALVMGDALAVALLEARGFTAEDFALSHPGGALGRKLLLRVNDIMHTGDEIPHVNVQATLRDALLEITRKNLGMTAICDDDMNIIGIFTDGDLRRVFDTGVDMRNARIADVMTPGGIRIRPGILAVDALNLMQSRHITCVLVADGDRLLGVVHMHDLLRAGVV, from the coding sequence ATGAATCGGGATAAGATTATGTCGCAGATAGATTTGCCAACGGATTTTGACTTTCAACGGGTAGGACGTGAAGTTCTGGAAATTGAACGTGAAGGTCTGGCTCAGCTCGATCGATACATTAATGAAGATTTCACCCATGCCTGCGAGAAGATCTTCCGCTGCGCGGGGAAAGTCGTGGTGATGGGGATGGGCAAATCCGGCCATATCGGGCGTAAAATGGCGGCCACCTTTGCCAGCACCGGTACGCCGTCGTTTTTCGTTCACCCCGGCGAAGCGGCCCACGGCGATTTAGGCATGGTGACACCGAAGGATGTGGTTATCGCGCTCTCGAACTCCGGCGAGTCGAACGAGATCCTGGCGCTGATTCCGGTACTTAAACGCCAGCAGGTGTCGCTTATCTGCATGACCAGCCGCCCGGAAAGCAGCATGGGGCGCGCGGCGGACATCCACCTTTGCGTGAAGGTAGAGAAAGAAGCCTGTCCGTTAGGGCTGGCGCCGACCTCCAGCACGACTGCCGCACTGGTTATGGGCGATGCGCTGGCGGTTGCCCTGCTGGAGGCGCGCGGCTTTACCGCCGAAGATTTTGCGCTGTCCCACCCCGGCGGCGCACTGGGTCGTAAGCTGCTGTTGCGGGTCAATGATATTATGCATACGGGTGATGAAATCCCGCACGTCAATGTGCAGGCCACCCTGCGTGATGCGCTGCTGGAAATCACACGTAAAAATTTAGGCATGACGGCTATCTGCGATGATGACATGAACATCATCGGTATTTTCACCGATGGCGACCTGCGCCGGGTGTTTGATACCGGCGTCGATATGCGTAATGCCCGTATCGCCGACGTCATGACGCCGGGCGGTATTCGCATTCGTCCCGGTATCCTTGCCGTCGATGCGCTGAACCTGATGCAATCTCGCCATATCACCTGCGTGTTAGTTGCCGATGGCGACCGTCTGTTGGGTGTGGTACATATGCACGATCTCCTGCGCGCAGGCGTAGTGTAA
- the rapZ gene encoding RNase adapter RapZ: MVLMIVSGRSGSGKSVALRALEDMGFYCVDNLPVVLLPELARSLADRNISAAVSIDVRNMPESPEIFEQAMKNLPEAFSPQLLFLDADRNTLIRRYSDTRRLHPLSSKNLSLESAIDEESALLEPLRSRADLIVDTSEMSVHELAEMLRTRLLGKRERELTMVFESFGFKHGIPIDADYVFDVRFLPNPHWDPKLRPMTGLDKPVAAFLDRHTEVHNFIYQTRSYLELWLPMLETNNRSYLTVAIGCTGGKHRSVYIAEQLADYFRSRGKNVQSRHRTLEKRKS, from the coding sequence ATGGTACTGATGATCGTCAGCGGCCGCTCAGGCTCGGGGAAATCCGTCGCTCTGCGGGCGCTGGAAGATATGGGCTTCTACTGCGTGGATAACCTGCCGGTAGTGCTGTTGCCTGAACTGGCGAGATCGCTGGCCGACAGAAACATCTCTGCCGCCGTCAGCATTGATGTGCGTAACATGCCGGAATCGCCAGAGATCTTTGAACAGGCGATGAAAAACCTGCCTGAGGCATTTTCCCCTCAGCTACTGTTCCTTGATGCTGACCGCAATACGCTGATTCGCCGCTACAGCGACACCCGTCGTCTGCATCCGCTCTCAAGTAAAAACCTGTCGCTGGAAAGCGCCATTGACGAAGAGAGCGCGCTGCTGGAACCGCTGCGTTCCCGCGCCGACCTGATCGTCGACACTTCAGAGATGTCGGTACATGAGCTGGCAGAAATGCTACGTACCCGCCTGCTCGGCAAGCGCGAACGTGAGCTGACTATGGTCTTTGAATCCTTTGGCTTTAAGCACGGTATCCCGATTGATGCCGATTATGTCTTTGACGTCCGCTTCCTGCCAAACCCGCACTGGGATCCGAAACTGCGTCCAATGACCGGTCTGGATAAGCCGGTGGCCGCCTTCCTTGACCGACACACGGAAGTTCACAATTTTATTTACCAGACCCGCAGCTATCTTGAGCTATGGTTACCGATGCTGGAGACCAATAATCGCAGCTATCTGACGGTGGCGATTGGTTGTACCGGCGGTAAACACCGTTCGGTCTACATTGCCGAACAGCTGGCTGATTACTTCCGCTCGCGCGGTAAGAACGTGCAGTCTCGCCATCGGACGCTGGAAAAACGCAAATCATGA
- the lptB gene encoding LPS export ABC transporter ATP-binding protein produces MATLTAKNLAKAYKGRRVVEDVSLTVNSGEIVGLLGPNGAGKTTTFYMVVGIVPRDAGNIIIDDEDISLLPLHARARRGIGYLPQEASIFRRLSVYDNLMAVLQIRDDLSSEQREDRAKELMEEFHIEHLRDSLGQALSGGERRRVEIARALAANPKFILLDEPFAGVDPISVIDIKRIIEHLRDSGLGVLITDHNVRETLAVCERAYIVSQGHLIAHGTPQQILEDEQVKRVYLGEDFRL; encoded by the coding sequence ATGGCAACATTAACCGCAAAGAATCTCGCCAAGGCGTATAAAGGCCGCCGCGTGGTGGAAGATGTCAGTCTGACCGTGAACTCTGGCGAGATCGTTGGCCTCCTCGGGCCAAACGGCGCCGGTAAAACCACGACCTTCTACATGGTGGTCGGCATTGTGCCGCGCGACGCTGGCAACATTATCATCGACGATGAAGATATCAGCCTGCTGCCGCTGCATGCCCGCGCGCGTCGGGGTATCGGCTATCTGCCGCAGGAAGCCTCTATTTTCCGCCGTCTGAGCGTGTACGATAATTTAATGGCGGTTTTGCAGATCCGTGACGATCTCAGCAGCGAGCAGCGTGAAGACCGCGCGAAAGAGCTGATGGAAGAATTTCATATTGAGCATCTGCGCGACAGCCTGGGGCAGGCGCTTTCCGGCGGTGAACGCCGCCGCGTTGAGATAGCCCGCGCGCTGGCCGCTAATCCGAAATTCATTCTGCTGGATGAGCCCTTCGCCGGCGTTGACCCCATTTCCGTTATCGATATCAAACGGATAATCGAGCATCTGCGTGACAGCGGTCTTGGCGTGCTGATCACCGACCATAACGTCAGGGAGACGCTGGCCGTCTGCGAACGCGCCTATATCGTCAGCCAGGGTCACCTGATAGCCCACGGCACACCGCAACAAATCCTTGAAGACGAGCAGGTTAAGCGCGTGTATCTTGGGGAAGACTTCAGACTCTGA
- the kdsC gene encoding 3-deoxy-manno-octulosonate-8-phosphatase KdsC: MNNADALQETCYGPVSPEFIDRAAKIRLLILDVDGVLSDGLIYMGNNGEELKAFNVRDGYGIRCALTSGIEVAIITGRKAKLVEDRCQTLGITHLYQGQSDKLLAFRELLSKLAVRPEEVAYIGDDLIDWPVMAEVGLSVAVADAHPLLLPRADYVTRIDGGRGAVREVCDLLLLAQGKLDEAKGQSI; this comes from the coding sequence ATGAATAATGCTGATGCTCTGCAGGAAACCTGCTATGGGCCAGTAAGCCCTGAATTTATCGATCGGGCGGCGAAGATCCGTTTATTGATCCTCGACGTAGACGGCGTGCTGTCCGATGGCCTGATCTACATGGGCAACAACGGTGAAGAGCTGAAGGCGTTTAACGTTCGCGACGGCTACGGAATTCGCTGTGCGCTGACATCAGGTATTGAAGTGGCGATTATTACCGGACGAAAAGCTAAACTGGTAGAAGATCGTTGTCAGACGCTGGGCATCACGCACCTGTATCAGGGCCAGTCCGATAAACTGCTGGCATTCCGCGAATTATTGAGCAAGCTGGCCGTTCGCCCGGAGGAAGTGGCCTACATCGGCGATGACCTGATCGACTGGCCGGTGATGGCCGAGGTCGGCTTAAGCGTGGCGGTGGCGGATGCGCACCCGTTGCTGCTGCCGCGAGCGGATTATGTTACACGAATCGACGGTGGACGCGGGGCGGTACGCGAAGTCTGCGATTTGTTACTATTGGCACAGGGCAAGCTGGATGAGGCCAAAGGGCAATCAATATGA
- the hpf gene encoding ribosome hibernation promoting factor has product MQLNITGHNVEITPALREFVNAKFSKLEQFFDRINQVYIVLKVEKVTQIADANLHVNGGEIHASAEGQDMYAAIDGLIDKLARQLTKHKDKLKQH; this is encoded by the coding sequence ATGCAGCTCAACATTACAGGACACAACGTCGAAATAACCCCTGCACTGCGTGAATTCGTTAATGCGAAGTTCAGCAAACTGGAGCAGTTTTTCGACAGGATCAATCAGGTCTATATTGTGTTAAAAGTAGAGAAGGTGACGCAAATTGCGGACGCCAATCTGCATGTCAACGGTGGCGAAATCCATGCCAGTGCGGAAGGGCAGGATATGTATGCCGCTATCGATGGACTCATCGATAAGCTGGCAAGACAGCTAACAAAACATAAAGATAAACTAAAACAACACTAA
- the npr gene encoding PTS phosphocarrier protein NPr, with protein MTVKQIVEITNKLGMHARPAMKLFELMQNYDAEVLLRNDEGTEAEANSVIALLMLDSAKGRQIEIEANGPQEVEALAAVIALFNAGFDED; from the coding sequence ATGACCGTAAAGCAGATCGTTGAAATCACCAATAAGCTGGGGATGCATGCCCGCCCGGCGATGAAGCTGTTTGAACTGATGCAAAATTATGATGCGGAAGTCCTGCTGCGCAACGACGAGGGGACGGAAGCGGAAGCCAATAGCGTGATTGCCCTACTCATGCTCGACTCAGCCAAAGGTCGGCAAATCGAGATTGAAGCCAACGGCCCGCAGGAAGTCGAGGCGCTGGCGGCGGTTATTGCGCTGTTCAACGCCGGTTTTGACGAAGACTAA
- the lptC gene encoding LPS export ABC transporter periplasmic protein LptC — protein MSKTRRWVIILLSLVALILIGLNLAGTDDTTVQEINPDDPTYTSEHTDTVVYSPEGALNYRLIAEHVAYFSAQEVSWFTRPVMTTFDTNKVPTWSIKADKAKLTNDRMLYLYGHVEVNALTADSQLQKITTDNAQINLVTQDVTSDDLVTLYGTTFNSSGLKMRGNLRSKNAELIEKVRTSYEIQNKQTQP, from the coding sequence ATGAGTAAAACCAGACGTTGGGTTATCATTTTACTATCGCTGGTCGCGCTTATTCTGATCGGCCTGAATCTGGCGGGTACGGACGATACCACCGTGCAGGAGATCAATCCTGATGACCCGACCTATACCAGTGAACATACCGACACCGTTGTTTACAGCCCGGAAGGGGCGCTTAATTATCGCTTAATCGCTGAACATGTGGCCTATTTTTCCGCCCAGGAGGTATCGTGGTTCACCCGACCGGTGATGACCACGTTTGATACCAACAAGGTACCCACCTGGTCTATCAAAGCGGATAAAGCCAAACTGACCAACGATCGCATGCTGTATCTTTACGGACACGTCGAAGTCAATGCGTTGACCGCTGACTCTCAACTGCAAAAAATTACGACGGATAACGCCCAGATAAACCTGGTGACGCAAGATGTTACCTCTGATGACCTGGTGACGTTGTACGGGACGACATTTAATTCCAGCGGCCTGAAAATGCGCGGAAATTTACGCAGCAAAAATGCCGAGCTGATTGAAAAGGTTAGAACCTCTTATGAAATTCAGAACAAACAAACTCAGCCTTAA
- the ptsN gene encoding PTS IIA-like nitrogen regulatory protein PtsN — MMNNDSALQLSNVLNQECTRSQVHCQSKKRALEIISELAAKQLGLPPQVVFEAILTREKMGSTGIGNGIAIPHGKLEEDTLRAVGVFVQLETPIAFDAIDNQPVDLLFALLVPADQTKTHLHTLSLVAKRLADKTICRRLRAAQSDEELYEIITEAGSNDDV, encoded by the coding sequence ATGATGAACAACGATTCGGCTCTACAACTGAGCAATGTCCTTAATCAGGAATGTACCCGTAGCCAGGTTCACTGCCAGAGCAAAAAGCGCGCGCTGGAAATCATCAGTGAGCTGGCAGCGAAACAGTTAGGTTTGCCGCCGCAGGTGGTGTTTGAGGCGATCCTCACCCGCGAGAAAATGGGCAGTACCGGGATTGGCAACGGGATTGCTATTCCGCACGGTAAACTCGAAGAGGATACGCTGCGCGCCGTCGGCGTGTTTGTCCAGTTGGAGACACCGATCGCATTTGATGCCATCGACAACCAGCCGGTCGATCTGCTGTTTGCGCTTCTGGTTCCGGCCGATCAGACCAAAACCCATCTGCATACGCTCTCGCTGGTTGCCAAACGGCTGGCGGATAAAACCATTTGCCGGCGCCTGCGCGCGGCGCAAAGCGATGAAGAGCTGTATGAGATCATCACCGAAGCAGGAAGCAACGATGACGTATAA